One region of Primulina tabacum isolate GXHZ01 chromosome 1, ASM2559414v2, whole genome shotgun sequence genomic DNA includes:
- the LOC142543231 gene encoding putative mitochondrial adenine nucleotide transporter BTL1 isoform X1, whose translation MESESQRKSYCVMDDIYGVIAIPKGEFQLHPLSPTLKELQFTVPDLGRAFQDLVRTREVGEFLSGALAGAMTKAVLAPLETIRTRMVVGIGSKNIYGSFNQIIEQQGWQGLWAGNAINMIRIVPTQAIELGTFEYVKRAMTLAQENWKQTESPKLQIGSMSLKFSLSWLSPIAVAGAAAGIVSTLVCHPLEVLKDRLTVSPEVYPNLSIAMHKIYNDGGVRAFYSGISPTLIGMLPYSTCYYFMYETIKKSVCLAKKKESLTRAEMLLVGALSGLTASTISYPLEVARKQLMVGAIRGKCPPHMAAALAQVVREEGLMGLYRGWAASCLKVMPSSGITWMFYEAWKDILLAR comes from the exons ATGGAATCTGAATCACAGAGGAAGAGCTACTGTGTGATGGATGATATTTATGGTGTGATTGCGATACCAAAGGGAGAATTTCAACTCCATCCTCTCTCTCCAACTTTAAAGGAGCTTCAGTTTACTGTTCCGGATCTAGGGCGAGCTTTTCAG GATTTGGTGAGAACTAGAGAAGTTGGCGAGTTCCTCAGTGGTGCATTAGCAGGGGCTATGACCAAAGCTGTTCTTGCTCCACTGGAGACCATCAG GACAAGAATGGTGGTTGGAATTGGGTCTAAAAACATTTATGGTAGTTTTAACCAGATAATTGAACAGCAGGGGTGGCAAGGACTTTGGGCTGGAAATGCTATAAATATGATACGCATAGTTCCCACACAGGCAATTGAGCTTGGAACTTTTGAATATGTGAAGAGGGCAATGACATTAGCACAAGAGAATTGGAAGCAAACTGAAAGCCCGAAGTTGCAGATTGGTTCAATGAGCCTCAAATTTTCTCTATCATGGCTCTCTCCCATTGCTGTGGCTggtgcagctgctggaattgttagcACCCTCGTGTGTCATCCTCTTGAAGTTTTAAAG GATAGATTGACTGTCAGTCCTGAGGTATATCCTAATCTAAGTATTGCAATGCACAAAATTTACAATGATGGTGGGGTTCGGGCATTCTATTCTGGGATTTCACCCACATTGATTGGCATGCTCCCTTACAGCACCTGCTACTATTTCATGTACGAAACAATTAAGAAATCAGTTTGCTTAGCGAAGAAAAAGGAATCTTTAACTCGTGCAGAGATGCTCTTAGTTGGTGCTCTTTCTG GCTTGACTGCTAGCACGATTAGTTATCCTTTGGAGGTTGCAAGAAAACAGCTGATGGTTGGAGCTATTCGAGGTAAATGCCCACCCCACATGGCTGCTGCACTTGCGCAGGTTGTCAGAGAGGAAGGACTGATGGGGCTTTACAGAGGCTGGGCCGCTAGCTGTTTGAAAGTCATGCCCTCTTCTGGTATCACCTGGATGTTCTACGAAGCTTGGAAAGATATATTACTCGCTCGTTAG
- the LOC142543231 gene encoding putative mitochondrial adenine nucleotide transporter BTL1 isoform X2 yields the protein MTKAVLAPLETIRTRMVVGIGSKNIYGSFNQIIEQQGWQGLWAGNAINMIRIVPTQAIELGTFEYVKRAMTLAQENWKQTESPKLQIGSMSLKFSLSWLSPIAVAGAAAGIVSTLVCHPLEVLKDRLTVSPEVYPNLSIAMHKIYNDGGVRAFYSGISPTLIGMLPYSTCYYFMYETIKKSVCLAKKKESLTRAEMLLVGALSGLTASTISYPLEVARKQLMVGAIRGKCPPHMAAALAQVVREEGLMGLYRGWAASCLKVMPSSGITWMFYEAWKDILLAR from the exons ATGACCAAAGCTGTTCTTGCTCCACTGGAGACCATCAG GACAAGAATGGTGGTTGGAATTGGGTCTAAAAACATTTATGGTAGTTTTAACCAGATAATTGAACAGCAGGGGTGGCAAGGACTTTGGGCTGGAAATGCTATAAATATGATACGCATAGTTCCCACACAGGCAATTGAGCTTGGAACTTTTGAATATGTGAAGAGGGCAATGACATTAGCACAAGAGAATTGGAAGCAAACTGAAAGCCCGAAGTTGCAGATTGGTTCAATGAGCCTCAAATTTTCTCTATCATGGCTCTCTCCCATTGCTGTGGCTggtgcagctgctggaattgttagcACCCTCGTGTGTCATCCTCTTGAAGTTTTAAAG GATAGATTGACTGTCAGTCCTGAGGTATATCCTAATCTAAGTATTGCAATGCACAAAATTTACAATGATGGTGGGGTTCGGGCATTCTATTCTGGGATTTCACCCACATTGATTGGCATGCTCCCTTACAGCACCTGCTACTATTTCATGTACGAAACAATTAAGAAATCAGTTTGCTTAGCGAAGAAAAAGGAATCTTTAACTCGTGCAGAGATGCTCTTAGTTGGTGCTCTTTCTG GCTTGACTGCTAGCACGATTAGTTATCCTTTGGAGGTTGCAAGAAAACAGCTGATGGTTGGAGCTATTCGAGGTAAATGCCCACCCCACATGGCTGCTGCACTTGCGCAGGTTGTCAGAGAGGAAGGACTGATGGGGCTTTACAGAGGCTGGGCCGCTAGCTGTTTGAAAGTCATGCCCTCTTCTGGTATCACCTGGATGTTCTACGAAGCTTGGAAAGATATATTACTCGCTCGTTAG